One uncultured Draconibacterium sp. genomic window, CTCAACCATCTCATCGTTGTAGGTTCTTATTTCTGAATTGTCTTTAATACATGAGGTGAAAAATAGAACTGACAACAAAACTCCAAAAGAAAGTGATTTAATATTTTTCATGATGTAATTACAAAAGTTGTTTATGATTTGCTTTTATTCAACCTTGGTTTTTCAAATAAATAATACAGTTTATGGCGGAATTACCCTAAAACATTCGATGTCGGAACCGTACTGGCTGTGAAATAAGCTGAACAATTATTTATTCAGCCGATTTTTTTATTCCTTTCATTTTTACCGAAAATACCGTGGTTTTGTATCGAGGGAAAACACCGTTTCCGTCGCCGTACCCCAAACTGGATGGAATAATAAGGTCGTAGTAAGAACCGGTATTCATTAATGCCAGACCATCATTCATGCCTTCAATTAATTGCATCTGAGGATCGAGGTACATAAAATTCCAAATGCTGTCTTGTCGTTCAAATGAGGAGTCAAAAGTTGTTCCGTCGATAAAATAACCCAGGTACTGAATGGATAAGGAGTCGCCGGCTTCGGGGAATTCTCCTTCGCCTTGTTTGTGCACTATGTAATATGTACCCAGACTGGTTTGTTCAACGGTATAATTTTCCTCCAGCTTTTCCAGTAGCTCGTTCAATTCGATCAGCTCGTCGGCCTCGGTTCTAATTCCGCTGTCGTCGTCGTTAAAACAAGCTGTAAATAGAAGTGAGAAAGAGAAAATGGTAAGAAGTAAGGTGGCTTTAATTTTCATGACAATGTAATTTTAGTTTTCTATGGCAAGCGATAAAAACGGTTTGTAGGTTTCCTTTTGCCTGTTCAGACAAACAACAGAAACAGAACTGTTCCATGGCTTTAAATATCTAATTGTTTCGGGTAACAAATTTAGCTTTTTTATAAAAAAAACCAATCCACTTCAACAAGCGGATTGGTTAGCCTAAACTGTTTCCGGTTTTCTACCATTAAAACCTCAAAATAATTACAACTTAAGAATCATAATCGATAGTAATACCGACAATGGATTGATTACCCTACTTCTTTCGTATTTTTTTTTGAAAATATTTTACTGAGTGTGCAGAATGAAAAAATCCCGGCGTCCACTCCGGGATTTAATCTGTTTTTTTTGATGTCGTGTTTATTGACACATAACTGGGTTTGTGCTTGCAAGTAAGTTGAATTATTTTACATCCTGAACTTTTCAATGATTAAATTTTTGGTAAAAAATACTTAGTTTTTACTTCATGTTTTCTGAGTGCACAAAATAGTTTGGCAAAGGTGAAGGAACTGTTTAACAGCTCCGTAAAAACATAATATTGCTTTTTGTGTTCATTACAGTACAATGAGAAAATGGTTTATTGTATTGTTCATTTTTATGACAGTACCTGAATGCAAAAGTCAAAACTCTGAAAATATGACGCACACAAACAAATTAATACATTCTACATCGCCTTATTTGTTGCAACATGCCCACAATCCGGTTAACTGGAATGAATGGAGTGATGAGATTATTGATCGGGCAAAAAAAGAGAATAAACTTATTTTGGTGAGTATTGGTTATGCCGCCTGTCATTGGTGTCATGTAATGGAACACGAAAGTTTTGAGGATGCTGCAGTGGCACAGGTAATGAACGATAATTATGTGTGTATTAAAGTAGATCGTGAGGAGCGACCAGATGTGGATCATTATTACATGAGCGCTGTTCAGTTAATGGGTCAACAGGGTGGATGGCCGTTAAATGTAATTGCATTACCCGATGGAAAACCGATTTGGGGAGGAACTTATTTCCCAAAAGAAACCTGGATGAAAAACCTGCAAACCGTAGCAGGGTTTTACAAACAGAACGAGGAAAAAACCACCGAGTATGGCAAACAACTTCATGAAGGAATTGAACAGGTTTCGCTGATTGCCGAGGCTGAAGATAAAGTCCCGTTAAATGCAAAATTGCTGGAACGGGGCGTAGAAAGCTGGAAAAAACGCTGGGACATGAAAGAGGGGGGGAACAATGGTTTCCCAAAATTTCCGATGCCGGTGAACCTTGAATTTTTATTGTATTACGGCTTTATAAAAAACGATAACAAAGCTTTGGAGTTTGTACATACCACCCTTGAGAAAATGGCGCGTGGCGGAATTTACGACCAGGTGGCTGGCGGGTTTGCCCGTTATTCGGTTGATGGCATTTGGAAAGTTCCTCATTTCGAGAAAATGTTGTATGACAATGGCCAGTTGTTAAGTATTTATTCAAAAGGATATCAGCAATTTAAAAACGAAGAGTTTAAACGGGTGGTGTACGAAACTGCTACTTTTTTAGAACGCGAACTAATGGATGCTTCGGGCGCATTTTATTCTTCGCTGGATGCGGACAGTGAGGGAGTGGAGGGCAAATTTTATGTGTGGAGCGATTTTGAGTTAATGAAACTCGTGGGGGCTGACTACAAGTTGTTTGCCGACTATTTTAGTGTGAATAAAAACGCGTTGTGGGAACACGGGAACAATATTTTATTGCGCGATTTTAGT contains:
- a CDS encoding thioredoxin domain-containing protein encodes the protein MTHTNKLIHSTSPYLLQHAHNPVNWNEWSDEIIDRAKKENKLILVSIGYAACHWCHVMEHESFEDAAVAQVMNDNYVCIKVDREERPDVDHYYMSAVQLMGQQGGWPLNVIALPDGKPIWGGTYFPKETWMKNLQTVAGFYKQNEEKTTEYGKQLHEGIEQVSLIAEAEDKVPLNAKLLERGVESWKKRWDMKEGGNNGFPKFPMPVNLEFLLYYGFIKNDNKALEFVHTTLEKMARGGIYDQVAGGFARYSVDGIWKVPHFEKMLYDNGQLLSIYSKGYQQFKNEEFKRVVYETATFLERELMDASGAFYSSLDADSEGVEGKFYVWSDFELMKLVGADYKLFADYFSVNKNALWEHGNNILLRDFSDEEFAAKNNLSLHQLQIKVSKWIFLLLKERENRIRPGLDDKTLTSWNALTIQGLLDAYKAFKDEHFLLLAIKNATFIKENQLLENGKLFHNWKAGTRSIDGFLEDYALLIQAYISMFEITGDDAWLALASKITDYTILHFYDEVSGLFYFSEKVSQSVLSNHFQKEDNVIPAANSVMANNLFRLYLINGISDYKTMIEKMLHHITPHFSRYPMAYANWGTLMLKQTEPYFEVAVCGINSNILLNKLQLAYQPNILWAHANSESTIPLLENRFQIGDDLIYICREGVCQLPLTSPEEALLLLKKK
- a CDS encoding FKBP-type peptidyl-prolyl cis-trans isomerase, with protein sequence MKIKATLLLTIFSFSLLFTACFNDDDSGIRTEADELIELNELLEKLEENYTVEQTSLGTYYIVHKQGEGEFPEAGDSLSIQYLGYFIDGTTFDSSFERQDSIWNFMYLDPQMQLIEGMNDGLALMNTGSYYDLIIPSSLGYGDGNGVFPRYKTTVFSVKMKGIKKSAE